The Aedes albopictus strain Foshan chromosome 2, AalbF5, whole genome shotgun sequence region GCTTCTAAGGAAAAGCTGAAAgaacttgctggagtattttttcaaagaaatcatgtAGGAACTTTATAAGGAGTTCTACAAACAAAAACTgcagcaagaatttctcaaaatacacCCTAACAAACTCCCGAAagattaccttaccttaccggtcaggctaaggccggggtggcctctgctgtacatagtagccgcctccattccactcgattcatggctgtttgtctccagttccgcactctgcgtagggtccgcagatcgtcctccacttggtcgacccacctagctcgctgcgctccacgtcttcttgtaccgatcggatgactctcgggaaccattttagtcgggttgctatccgacatcctgatgacgtgacccgcccaccgtagcctcccgattttcgcggtatggacgatggcaggttctcttagcagctgatgcagctcgtggttcattcgccttctccaagtcccgtcttccatctgcactccgccgtacatGGTACGCAGcagcttccgttcgaaaactccaagggcgcgttggtcctctgctcgtagggtccatatttcgtgcccatagaggacgaccggtctaatcagcgttttgtagatggttaacttcgtgttacggcgaagttgattcgatcgtagagttctgtctgcggagtccaaagtaagcacgatttcctgccacaatgcgcctctgaatttctctgctggtgtcgttgtcggcggtcaccagtgagcccaagtacacgaattcttcaaccgcctcgatttcatcactgtcgatataaattcgggatggcgggcgcgctgattcctccctggagccctttgccatcatgtactttgtcttcgacacttaaggcgaaactggaagcatttcctcactttttggtttttgattttttattaaataacgaagcaatattttcaaaatcggttttcgtgcacatgcagagtatggatcaaggtatcttctgaattttttctgtagtggaaaacgtttttcgtttttgcagaaaccatttttgaacaaaatttcacgaaaaaatggtttctgcaaaaatggaaaacattttccacctcaaaaaaattcagaagataccttgatccatactctacatgtgcacgaaaaccaattttgaaaatattgcttcgttatttaataaaaaatcaaaaatcgaaaaattgagaaaatgcttccagtttcgccttaatgactaatccgattcgtctggcttcactctttagtcggatgtacgtttccgccatcgtctcaaatttacgagcaataatatcaatatcatcagcgaaaccaagcagctgaacggatttcgtgaaaatcgtaccactcgtgtttatccccgctctcctaattacaccctctaaagcaatgttgaacagcaagcgcgaaagaccatcaccttgccgtaaccctctgcgagattcgaagggactcgagagtgtccctgatactcgaactacgcacatcactcgatccatcgtcgcctggatcaaccgtgtcagtttatccgggaatccgtattcgtgcataatctgccatagctgttctcgatcgattgtatcatacgccgatttgaaatcgatgaacaggtgatgtgtgggcacgttgtattcgcggcatttctgcaacacctggcggatggcgaacatctggtccgttgtagcgcgttcacccataaatccagcctgatattgccccacgaactctcgcgcatgcatacagcgactaagtagtgatccgaatctgtaTTCGCACTGCGTTATGTGCGAACATTGGTTATatgcgagaagaatttaccgtcgattagaacgtggtcgatttggttttctgtttgatgtgaTGTAGCTTTGAAAAGAcaattagggtggggcggggcaagatgggtcacctaaggatggatcaccataactttgtaaatacaaaccgTATTGATTTGTATTCGTCctctactcttcaatacactagttagcaaTGCTAATTGTCGATAAAAAGGtaataaaaaacaaaatatgatgttaatcaagcagttttaaaaagtgactaATTTtgggccgtgaaaaaagtgcggggcaagatgggtcaccttttaagtagttTAAATTTTCTTAACGAAAAACGCCAATATCTCGCTACTGagcgggcgtatctacaatgatcgatttctcttcatcgattttctctttggttaataacttgaccggcaaatcatgttcggttgtttttgttgttttggatgctagtcctagtccttcttcaccgaaacacaccaagagatcatcagaatattggtcgtatttcccgggataatccggagagaaaatcgatgaagagaaatcgatcattgtagatacgcctgtatgatactaaacgcgagatatatAATATTTGTTCCGTATTCACATATGCTCCATAtcaatactgagtaaacaagagctactagttaacattttataaatttatttagaaaataaaaaaaattacgaTTTAAGTGGTCCTgagacgacttgaaaatcgatgtttttactaaacttcttcttcttcttggcgtaacgtcctcattgggacaaagcctgcttctcagcttagtgttctatgagcacttccacagttattaactgagagcttcctctgccaatgaccattttgcatgcgtatatcgtgtggcaggcacgaagatactctatgcccaaggaagtcaaggaaatttcctttacgaaaagatcctggaccgaccgggaatcgaacccgtcaccctcagcatggtcatgctgaatacccgtgcgtttaccgcctcggctatatgggcccttgtttTTACTAAAcatttatcataattttatgttataattttaagcgTTCTTTCCACTTGATTGAAGtgagttatgagatagtcttgtaataaaaaataaataacttttaaaaGATCCAAGAATACGCTCAAAATtgagggtgacccatcttgccccgcggtggtttatatggagaatatatggaatgtatcgtataagaaaaatggctaaaaaccattttattttttatttccaatgagagtggataatttttcaatcaacacCCTAAACTtttgtaaagcattgtccagttagaatccggacgcaaaggataatttattgggacgctctcaatgatcataatcatattttttttacagcagtctgatcataaacaagtcctctattgatggtgaaaatttcatcgattttcttgctacgagtgaaaagttatttcagattgaagacaagtgaaggaaaaaaatcttgcacaaacacgctgaaaattaagcgtggtcaggtacgacagtcgcgaaaaatgttaatgtctccataaccattatgtgtgatgtgcacagatgttgttaaccatgccatgaggaagtgcccaaggaagattgaagtttatgttcatggataaatctgcttggaattccaagatttgccaggaagttcgagctctggacatcgttttctcacatcacgattttgacaccaaatgtgtacaaagatgataacctcaagaatcgcgtgcagCTTTTCAAAAaggcacacaagggatctgttgaggtttgagctaatttggtgagctatcacgacagccagagatgtgtagtggtgtcatcactgttggatagtgtttattaacgaaaaaacactcaaatttcgcttctttggaattcactgaatagcccttaatttcgcaagaagagaaatatttggcaaagtttctttggaatcctaatcagattggtagagggtctcaggacactacagagatgacctgattgttaaacaaatccgctgaaggggttgatgtttaaatttactaccattgtgcagatttttaaggaagtaatcacggaaaaaattagaaaatgtattaaaaattaaattaaataattttaatgatatttttccatgaaactacagtaaattatctttgttttgagggcttcaccttttctgtttgttattccacctctgagatataagtgattatctgcgtccggattctaactggacaatgctttatattcatgctggtcacctaacaaaattattaccatAATCAAAACGTGACTAATTcgctcgaaaatggcactgacccatcctgccccgcgacccatcttgccccgccccaccctacaccgtcttcgaccttgcgggctctacagactgaacattacaaacattcgacaacggacaacacatattagacccagtggcccagtggagaattttccgtttgacgaaaagttttccccgactggagcaggaatcgaacccacactttgaGGCTTACAAGAcacttaaacgactgacgccgctaaccgctcggccacggaaGCCCacattaccggtctgtacattttctcccttcctacctgcgcgttcatgtcgccgacaacgattttcacgtcatgcggcgaacaaccatcgtatgtttgctccaaCTGCGCCATTTCAGTGACGTATCAATACTGAACCCTATTTTTCTCttcatattttacagatcctaCAAACCATCCCCTTCGACCGGGTCCATGTCAAAGTGATATCGATCCACCTGGTACACTACTACGAGGAAGACGAAATGATCATCGACGTGGACGAGTACGTGCAGAACATCACCCGCTTCCTGCTGAGCAAATCCTACAAAATGGTGCGTAGCTTCGACCGGAACTTCATCTACCAGTACGTCAGCAGCGTCAACGGTGGTGGCCTGGGCTCCAGCATCAGTCGAGTGAACAGTGTGGCAGGACCCAGCGACGGAAACGTACCCGTTTCCGGTGAGAGTGGTGGTGTTGGCGGAGGTGGTAGTagtggcagcagcagcatcacCAGTATTAGCAACGTGAAAACTACCAGCAATAAGATTAGTAATAGCGAGAAGGGTGAGGTGATCCGGAAGATAGCCACAACGGCATCGCCGACATCCTCCGCCGTCGTGTCCACGGTGAAGATTGCGGTGGCCGCAGAGATGTTGCTGGATGGTGGCActagcagcagcatcagcagcaccAGCATGATCAGTGGTACGGTGGCCAACGTGGAACGGGGAGCGATTGTGGTGGAAGATCTGGACGAGCCGGAACTGCAGGCGTCGCAAGCATCCAGTTCGCCCCCGATGGTCACCTCGCTGTAGTTGGCGGACAGTCTCGGGAAGGATCTGCACGGATGCCTTATTGAGGTATGATTtcgtttcttgagattttttaacTGAACAAAGATGATCACAGTTTTTCTATCAATTACTTACTAAATAAATGCAAAGACTTGGTCGCCAAAACTTTTAAAAAGTACTAAGTTAGCTAGTATCAAGATATCTTTGACCATTCAATCTAGCTGAGTTAGGTGATTCATTGCTTTGTTGAATACTAATCTCTCGATTCATCATTTCACCAGGATACGGCGCTTACTTGCTCTCTACTTTCTTTGGCGGTGATATCGTTGTAAGGCCTGTGGTGAGACACACCACGATTTGCGACCGAGGAAGTGCGACTAAGCCCAATCGTATGTATTGTGTATAGATATTCGAAAGTGAAGACGCAGAAGGCAACAACAGTAACGTTTAGCCGAATAGAAATCCTATCACCGAAACACGGGTTCATAAAACATTTCCTTTGGATTTAACTATGTTAGCATTTTTAtgcattcagtttttttttgcatttcattCAACGCTCTCTGTAGGACGGATTCCGATGGAAGCCGTACGAAAAAAACGAACAGAAGATAGACTACATATACATATAGGTACCGAAATCATATTCATATTTATTGAATTGTAGCCCTAAGGACAAATATCAACTATAATTACTTGTTTGTGTGTGTGCGGCGAAATGTTTCGCAGACACATTTtaacagattttcattttggagaAACACAATTGCTCAAAGAAATTAAGAATCGCAAAAACGGATTTGTTAAATTAATCGGTTCGAACTCACCGTTCGCGTGAGATATACGAATTGAATTTGGTCACAGAAAATGTCCAGGTAATAGTAGataaatcaaaaaataaaaacatagagTAAAGGGGATTACGACGAATCGTTGTAGAACCGTTTTCGGATCACTTGTTTTGTAGAAAATTGTTACAAAACCATCGAAATTATCAAATATCAGCAATTCAGGGGGAAATCACGTACGGAATTTTGGCTGGTAACATTGAGCGTTTTATGGCGAATACTTTCATTTAAAATAGGCTGTAAAACCGGTTTGAAGCCCTAATAAAACCAGGAATTATACTTTTGAAGTTGAAACTAAAGATGTGTCTTGTCCATCCTTTACTCTAATAATATGATGCATTTTCAACTAAGAATTAGTTATTAGGACAATTAAGTGAAACAACTTGAAATCAAGCCGAAAACATAGTATTATTTTTTACATaagaattttaatgaaattgtCACGGTTTTAAAATTTATTCTACTTTTCCACTTGGTAATAACAAAATTGACCATGTTCATCCAAACACAACAGAAAGTAAAAACAGAAACACATGAATGTAGTTTTATACATTTATCCTTACCGGAGAAGAGCGACACGTTTGGTAGCGAACAGCGAACGGACACTCTGAATAACTGATTAACTTATTAAGTACCTATATTTCATTTTACTGTGAACTGTTGGAATTGAAATACACTGATGATAAACTATAGATAGAAATACCGGTCGACGCGAAAAGAACATTGCTGTGAAAGAAAACTCCCTGAATTGTGGAATAGTTTGTGTCAACgtagtattgtcgtcgcggttgaaacccgaagtttccccacacccgacaatcgaat contains the following coding sequences:
- the LOC134289091 gene encoding kinesin-related protein 3-like; protein product: MIIDVDEYVQNITRFLLSKSYKMVRSFDRNFIYQYVSSVNGGGLGSSISRVNSVAGPSDGNVPVSGESGGVGGGGSSGSSSITSISNVKTTSNKISNSEKGEVIRKIATTASPTSSAVVSTVKIAVAAEMLLDGGTSSSISSTSMISGTVANVERGAIVVEDLDEPELQASQASSSPPMVTSL